Proteins encoded in a region of the Streptomyces sp. NBC_00310 genome:
- a CDS encoding class I adenylate-forming enzyme family protein, with translation MGELVAAAAGEDGMGVLVQRLFDARDDGLPYLTHQRETVTRGELRERVAKQAAVFAGYDIGPGSTVGLRTPPSFTQVEVLLALWRLGAQVMLFDFRLKPAEVDVLCATCRPQFMVRAGSNVRAAFGFRPEYEVATECRRAGRPAAGDHRLVQFSSGSTGRPKVIGRTAGSIAAEVESFAAVPGMPGEGDRLLLLSSTAHSFGLLGGLLHSLAAGVRVVFAPRVSARDILRTSVDHRITTLFGVPMHYELLAAALDPPELPALRTAVSGGELMPPEVAARFVERYGVTVGEAYGTTETGIVAIDVGGTLRPSVGRPAPGVVVREHKGELDVALAESPYLFDSGGTQYADGWLHTRDRATVGADGTVTVGGRADSLVVIGGLKVDLTEVEHVLRAHPAVEQAVLVHEDVTEAYVAVAAGAGSPSAEELLRWCRERLADYKLPRVIRLLEALPRTSNGKLVRQAATLQAAASGA, from the coding sequence GTTCGACGCGCGGGACGACGGCCTGCCCTATCTGACGCATCAGCGGGAGACCGTCACCCGCGGGGAGTTACGGGAGCGCGTGGCCAAGCAGGCCGCCGTGTTCGCCGGTTACGACATCGGGCCCGGCAGCACGGTCGGACTGCGGACGCCGCCCAGCTTCACCCAGGTCGAGGTGCTCCTCGCGCTGTGGCGGCTGGGCGCGCAGGTGATGCTGTTCGACTTCCGGCTGAAGCCCGCCGAGGTGGACGTGCTCTGCGCCACCTGCAGGCCGCAGTTCATGGTCCGGGCCGGGTCCAACGTCCGGGCGGCCTTCGGCTTCCGGCCCGAGTACGAGGTCGCCACCGAGTGCCGCAGGGCCGGGCGGCCTGCCGCCGGAGACCATCGGCTGGTCCAGTTCAGTTCGGGCTCCACCGGGCGGCCGAAGGTGATCGGCAGGACCGCCGGGTCGATCGCCGCCGAGGTCGAGTCGTTCGCGGCGGTCCCCGGTATGCCGGGCGAGGGCGACCGGCTGCTGCTGCTCAGCTCGACGGCGCACAGCTTCGGGCTGCTCGGCGGGCTGCTGCACTCACTGGCGGCCGGAGTCCGCGTCGTCTTCGCGCCCCGGGTCTCGGCCCGCGACATCCTGCGGACCTCGGTCGACCACCGGATCACCACCCTGTTCGGGGTGCCGATGCACTACGAGCTGCTCGCCGCCGCCCTCGATCCGCCCGAGCTGCCCGCACTGCGGACCGCCGTCTCCGGCGGCGAGCTGATGCCCCCCGAGGTCGCCGCGCGGTTCGTCGAACGGTACGGCGTCACGGTCGGCGAGGCCTACGGCACCACCGAGACCGGCATCGTCGCCATCGACGTCGGCGGCACGCTCCGGCCCTCGGTCGGGCGGCCCGCGCCGGGAGTGGTCGTCCGGGAACACAAGGGCGAACTGGACGTCGCGCTCGCCGAGTCGCCGTATCTCTTCGACTCGGGCGGCACCCAGTACGCGGACGGCTGGCTGCACACCCGTGACCGGGCCACGGTCGGCGCCGACGGCACGGTCACCGTGGGCGGCCGCGCCGACTCCCTCGTCGTCATCGGCGGCCTCAAGGTCGACCTGACCGAGGTCGAGCACGTCCTGCGGGCGCACCCGGCCGTCGAACAGGCGGTCCTGGTCCACGAGGACGTCACCGAGGCGTACGTGGCGGTCGCCGCCGGGGCCGGGAGCCCGTCGGCGGAGGAGCTGCTGCGCTGGTGCCGGGAGCGGCTGGCCGACTACAAACTGCCCCGCGTGATCCGGCTGCTGGAGGCCCTGCCCCGTACGTCGAACGGGAAGCTGGTGCGCCAGGCGGCGACCCTTCAGGCGGCGGCGAGCGGCGCCTAG
- a CDS encoding acyl carrier protein: MAIMSTSTLDNEIREFVLTTVIDEMNILLSRDGITDESPVTVGGLELDSLSLIELTLRLESRFGVEIPDTDIEPLASLTLGGLVTEVVGRGAKA; this comes from the coding sequence ATGGCGATCATGAGCACGTCCACCCTGGACAACGAGATCCGCGAGTTCGTCCTGACCACGGTCATCGACGAGATGAACATCCTGCTGAGCCGTGACGGCATCACGGACGAGAGCCCGGTGACCGTCGGCGGCCTGGAGCTGGACTCCCTGAGTCTGATCGAGCTGACGCTGCGGCTGGAGTCGCGGTTCGGCGTGGAGATCCCGGACACCGACATCGAGCCGCTGGCTTCCCTGACCCTCGGCGGGCTCGTCACCGAGGTCGTCGGGCGCGGGGCGAAGGCATGA
- a CDS encoding acyl carrier protein, protein MSAEASAPSVTEVSTVTEVSAVTEASVPSVITIATVRELLSDRKIFPGVPDDLGDDAELVLDSLGLVWLLHVVEERYGLVVEPGDEDIAGLTSLRRLTEFLGAAGAGAADGGGRVER, encoded by the coding sequence ATGAGCGCGGAAGCCTCCGCGCCGTCCGTCACGGAGGTGTCCACCGTCACGGAGGTGTCCGCCGTCACGGAGGCGTCCGTGCCGTCCGTCATCACCATCGCCACCGTCCGGGAACTGCTGTCCGACCGCAAGATCTTCCCCGGTGTCCCGGACGACCTCGGCGACGACGCCGAACTGGTCCTGGACTCCCTGGGGTTGGTGTGGCTGCTGCATGTGGTGGAGGAGCGGTACGGCCTGGTGGTGGAACCCGGCGACGAGGACATCGCGGGCCTGACCTCGCTCCGACGGCTCACCGAGTTCCTGGGCGCGGCCGGGGCGGGTGCGGCGGACGGGGGTGGCCGCGTTGAGCGCTGA
- a CDS encoding beta-ketoacyl-[acyl-carrier-protein] synthase family protein, whose product MSADVTVTGFGVRTAFGTGADALRRGVFAGVPSFVPTSRFDTGPYRTPMAGAAPDGPDAVEGWALRHALDQCGGEALDMAGLPRGTEAAVLLGIAGDCTSITRYWREAAEPGRDTEGSAALLADAVPAHLAESLAAGLALTGPRLTFTNACVASAAAIIHACRLISSGRIDVAVCAGGYLVEEETFGKFDSGRALSRDGMVRPFSADRTGLLLGDGVAAVVLESAGHARRRGARPLAGVTGWGAATDAHHIAQPHPEGVGLARAARQALRLAGDPDGSGLGYVNAHGTGTKYNDGAETRGLRAALPERAESVPVSSTKSTTGHLLEAAGVVEFVITMLALMDGVLPPTANLTRADPECDLDYVPNRPRQADLRRALTINAAFGGANTALVLERP is encoded by the coding sequence TTGAGCGCTGACGTGACGGTGACCGGCTTCGGCGTACGCACCGCCTTCGGCACGGGCGCGGACGCCCTCCGGCGCGGTGTCTTCGCCGGTGTCCCCTCCTTCGTCCCCACCTCCCGCTTCGACACCGGCCCGTACCGTACGCCGATGGCCGGCGCCGCCCCGGACGGCCCCGACGCGGTCGAGGGCTGGGCCCTGCGTCACGCCCTCGACCAATGCGGCGGGGAGGCCCTCGACATGGCGGGCCTGCCCCGGGGCACCGAGGCGGCGGTCCTGCTGGGCATCGCGGGCGACTGCACGAGCATCACCCGGTACTGGCGGGAGGCGGCGGAGCCCGGTCGTGACACCGAGGGGTCGGCGGCCCTTCTCGCCGACGCCGTCCCCGCGCACCTCGCCGAGTCGCTCGCCGCGGGCCTCGCCCTGACCGGACCCCGGCTCACCTTCACCAACGCCTGTGTGGCCTCCGCCGCCGCGATCATCCATGCCTGCCGGCTGATCTCGTCCGGCCGGATCGACGTGGCGGTGTGTGCCGGCGGCTATCTCGTGGAGGAGGAGACGTTCGGGAAGTTCGACTCGGGGCGGGCGCTGTCCCGTGACGGCATGGTGCGGCCGTTCAGCGCCGACCGTACCGGGCTGCTGCTCGGCGACGGGGTCGCGGCCGTGGTGCTGGAGTCCGCCGGGCACGCGCGGCGGCGCGGGGCCCGGCCGCTGGCGGGCGTGACCGGCTGGGGCGCGGCCACCGACGCCCACCACATCGCCCAGCCGCACCCGGAGGGCGTCGGCCTGGCCCGCGCGGCCCGGCAGGCGCTGCGGCTGGCCGGGGACCCCGACGGGTCGGGCCTCGGTTATGTCAACGCCCATGGCACCGGCACCAAGTACAACGACGGCGCCGAGACCCGGGGGCTGCGCGCCGCCCTCCCGGAGCGGGCCGAGTCGGTCCCGGTCAGCTCCACCAAGAGCACCACCGGCCATCTCCTGGAGGCGGCCGGAGTCGTGGAGTTCGTGATCACGATGCTGGCCCTCATGGACGGTGTACTGCCGCCGACCGCCAACCTCACACGGGCGGACCCGGAGTGCGACCTCGACTACGTGCCGAACCGGCCCCGGCAGGCCGACCTCCGCCGGGCCCTGACCATCAACGCCGCCTTCGGGGGCGCCAACACCGCACTCGTCCTGGAGCGGCCGTGA
- a CDS encoding class I adenylate-forming enzyme family protein: protein MLISRQERARICSDTELGAGNILGRLRAYERPLDEPVLRTDGTWRAPDGSRPEVLTLGQLYETVETYAGWYAARGVRPRDPVAVHSFSAAEFAVNFLALTSLGAVPSFVNGNLSPEIAREYVRRQGAVGAFTDEAHRAVLTGDPEIGLGFCVTADEIRPEHRASLPPSYPYRHDPTDPVLISHSSGTTGLPKGVPHTHRTLMYAQLHRLRFSTGADMERTLVGLPGAHNAMVATLLYCLLLRTDIKLLSSQRGPDVLDAVEEFRPTTVLAFAGTFGEMAAEDLTARDLSSVQVWFNTGDAAHEAHIRALVRHGSRLEIRRDLSRVRVDGSVFVDGLGSSEAGYSVFHNRHTKDTSAYSRRVGKPISFAEAAVLAEDGTPLPPGQIGRLGLKSPTLTPGYWNDSLTWNRMRLGGYWLTGDLAHQDEEGNFYHLDRVPDAVRTRAGIVFSTRTEELLLAELPELADCTVVGVAPNGVRADWDGDGEAEAYALLQFVDEPSGSDDEAWTGCVNAVLTTAGFPPVARALRMKPDDVAKGATGKVLKRVMRDRFAAKERQA from the coding sequence ATGCTCATCAGTAGGCAGGAGCGGGCGCGGATCTGTTCCGACACCGAACTCGGCGCCGGCAACATCCTGGGCCGCCTGCGCGCGTACGAACGCCCGCTCGACGAGCCGGTGTTGCGGACCGACGGCACCTGGCGGGCCCCCGACGGCAGCCGCCCCGAGGTGCTGACGCTCGGGCAGCTGTACGAGACGGTCGAGACGTACGCGGGCTGGTACGCGGCCCGGGGTGTGCGGCCCCGCGACCCGGTGGCCGTCCACTCCTTCTCGGCCGCCGAGTTCGCGGTGAACTTCCTGGCGCTGACGTCACTCGGCGCCGTCCCGTCGTTCGTCAACGGCAATCTGTCCCCGGAGATCGCGCGGGAGTACGTGCGCCGGCAGGGCGCGGTGGGCGCCTTCACCGACGAGGCGCACCGCGCGGTGCTGACCGGGGACCCGGAGATCGGGCTCGGCTTCTGTGTGACCGCCGACGAGATCCGGCCGGAGCACCGCGCGTCGCTCCCGCCGTCGTACCCCTACCGGCACGACCCGACCGACCCGGTACTCATCTCGCACTCCTCCGGCACCACCGGCCTGCCCAAGGGCGTGCCGCACACGCACCGGACGCTGATGTACGCCCAGTTGCACCGGCTGCGCTTCTCCACCGGCGCCGACATGGAGCGCACGCTGGTGGGACTGCCCGGCGCGCACAACGCGATGGTGGCGACGCTGCTGTACTGCCTGCTGCTGCGCACGGACATCAAGCTGCTCTCCAGCCAGCGCGGCCCGGATGTGCTGGACGCCGTCGAGGAGTTCCGGCCGACGACCGTGCTGGCCTTCGCCGGGACCTTCGGCGAGATGGCGGCGGAGGATCTGACGGCGCGTGATCTGTCCAGCGTGCAGGTGTGGTTCAACACCGGGGACGCGGCGCACGAGGCGCACATCCGGGCGCTCGTGCGGCACGGGAGCCGCCTGGAGATCCGGCGCGACCTGAGCCGTGTCCGGGTCGACGGCTCGGTCTTCGTGGATGGGCTCGGTTCGTCGGAGGCCGGCTACTCCGTCTTCCACAACCGGCACACCAAGGACACCTCGGCCTACTCCCGCCGTGTCGGCAAGCCGATCAGCTTCGCCGAGGCCGCGGTGCTGGCCGAGGACGGCACCCCGCTGCCGCCCGGGCAGATCGGCCGCCTGGGCCTGAAGTCGCCCACGCTCACGCCCGGTTACTGGAACGACTCGCTGACCTGGAACCGGATGCGGCTCGGCGGCTACTGGCTGACCGGCGACCTCGCCCACCAGGACGAGGAGGGCAACTTCTACCACCTCGACCGGGTTCCGGACGCCGTCCGTACCCGCGCCGGGATCGTCTTCAGCACCCGCACCGAGGAACTGCTCCTGGCCGAACTGCCCGAGCTGGCCGACTGCACGGTCGTCGGCGTCGCCCCCAACGGCGTACGCGCGGACTGGGACGGCGACGGCGAGGCGGAGGCGTACGCGCTGCTCCAGTTCGTCGACGAGCCGAGCGGGAGCGATGACGAGGCGTGGACCGGGTGTGTCAACGCGGTACTGACGACGGCCGGGTTCCCGCCGGTGGCCCGCGCCCTGCGGATGAAGCCCGACGACGTGGCCAAGGGCGCCACCGGCAAGGTTCTCAAACGAGTGATGCGCGACCGGTTCGCCGCCAAGGAGCGACAGGCATGA
- a CDS encoding NAD-dependent epimerase/dehydratase family protein, with protein MRVLVAGATGVVGHPLVGALRARGHRVSALVRQGSRGRAPEADEVVVADALDRDAVLAAVSAARPEVVVHQMSALRLLRDDPPGAFALTARLRTEGTAHLIEAARAAGARRLVAQSIAFAAAPAGDPVLDEDAPLYVDAPDLGWASTVQAVAELERQVTHSGLEGVVLRYGTLYGPRTAYARTGGTAQSVLAGRLPLPGGGAGIMSFLHVEDAVGAAVAGVESEATGVFHVTDDDPAPAAQWLPHLARMLAAPSPRTVPAALAPRLLGWFMAHQLMSAHGAANDRARTALGWKPARPSWRDGLGQE; from the coding sequence ATGCGCGTACTCGTCGCCGGGGCCACCGGAGTGGTCGGGCATCCGCTGGTGGGCGCGCTGCGGGCGCGGGGCCACCGGGTGAGCGCGCTGGTACGGCAGGGGTCCCGGGGCCGGGCCCCCGAGGCGGACGAGGTCGTGGTCGCCGACGCCCTCGACCGCGACGCCGTGCTCGCGGCGGTGTCGGCGGCCCGGCCCGAGGTGGTCGTCCACCAGATGTCGGCGCTGCGGCTGCTGCGCGACGACCCGCCGGGAGCCTTCGCCCTCACCGCGCGGCTGCGCACCGAGGGCACCGCCCATCTGATCGAGGCGGCCCGCGCGGCCGGTGCCCGCCGACTGGTCGCCCAGTCCATCGCCTTCGCCGCGGCCCCGGCGGGCGACCCGGTCCTCGACGAGGACGCGCCCCTGTACGTGGACGCGCCCGACCTCGGCTGGGCCTCGACCGTACAGGCCGTCGCCGAGCTGGAACGGCAGGTGACGCACAGCGGCCTGGAGGGCGTGGTGCTGCGCTACGGCACGCTGTACGGCCCCCGTACCGCGTACGCCCGCACAGGCGGAACCGCCCAGTCCGTGCTGGCCGGACGGCTCCCGCTGCCGGGCGGTGGGGCCGGAATCATGTCGTTCCTGCACGTCGAGGACGCCGTGGGGGCGGCCGTGGCGGGCGTCGAGTCCGAGGCCACCGGGGTGTTCCACGTGACGGACGACGACCCGGCCCCCGCCGCGCAGTGGCTGCCGCACCTGGCCCGCATGCTCGCCGCCCCCTCCCCGCGCACGGTCCCCGCGGCCCTCGCGCCCCGGCTCCTCGGCTGGTTCATGGCCCACCAGTTGATGTCCGCGCACGGCGCGGCCAACGACCGGGCCCGTACGGCACTGGGCTGGAAGCCGGCCAGACCGAGCTGGCGCGACGGGCTGGGCCAGGAATGA
- a CDS encoding FAD/NAD(P)-binding protein — protein MTGADDTLAVCVIGAGPRGLSVLERIRANAGGTLRPVEVHLVDPYPPGAGAVWRTDQPGELLMNTVASQVTLFADDSVDCAGPSVPGPSLYEWACAVRDRAIDQDLPARAVDEARRLGPDTYPTRAFHGHYLEWVFRHLLRTAPAHLTVHTHRTTAVALDDDVPGGPQTVTLANGDRLAGLDAVVLALGHGDLTPSPEERALRSFADRHGLTYVAPANPADTDLSGIAPGAPVALRGLGLNFFDCLALLTEGRGGTFKEGQSGLVYLPSGNEPVLYAGSRRGVPYHARGENEKGALGRHEPRFLTPDVIAELRRRVAGGRSLGFRHDLWPLVDREIRTVHHEAWIRAARGPEAAEEFVRSCLVGEDGEETALLDRHAVPPAERWDWTRIELPYGERKFIDRADFRHWLLTYLRRDVTEARLGNVNGPLKAALDALRDLRNEIRLVVDHGGVSGESYRAELDGWYTPLNAFTSIGPPAFRIEQLIALIEADVLHVLGPGMRVRAWAPGGDTEEGIGEGDIGEGGVGKGGFLVDAELVDEPPVRVEALIEARLPAVDLRRSANPLLRALFGAGACAPYRLGGDAGHEPGGLAVTDGAPRLVDAAGRPHPRRFAFGVPVEGVRWVTAVGIRPGVGSVTLEDADAIARAALGLGPGPAARRTSGTGSRET, from the coding sequence ATGACCGGTGCCGACGACACCCTCGCCGTCTGTGTGATCGGCGCCGGTCCGCGTGGCCTCTCCGTACTGGAGCGGATTCGCGCCAACGCCGGCGGGACCTTACGGCCGGTCGAGGTCCACCTCGTCGATCCGTACCCGCCGGGCGCGGGCGCGGTCTGGCGTACGGACCAGCCGGGCGAGCTGCTGATGAACACGGTCGCCTCCCAGGTGACCCTGTTCGCCGACGACAGCGTCGACTGCGCGGGACCGTCGGTGCCGGGACCCAGCCTGTACGAGTGGGCGTGTGCGGTCCGCGACCGGGCCATCGACCAGGACCTGCCCGCGCGGGCCGTGGACGAGGCGCGGCGGCTCGGCCCCGACACCTATCCGACCCGCGCGTTCCACGGCCACTACCTGGAGTGGGTCTTCCGGCACCTGTTACGCACGGCCCCCGCCCATCTGACGGTCCACACCCACCGGACGACGGCGGTCGCGCTGGACGACGACGTTCCGGGCGGGCCGCAGACCGTGACCCTGGCGAACGGCGACCGGCTGGCCGGGCTGGACGCGGTGGTGCTGGCCCTCGGCCACGGCGACCTGACCCCGTCGCCGGAGGAACGCGCGCTGCGCTCCTTCGCCGACCGCCACGGCCTCACCTACGTGGCCCCGGCCAACCCGGCCGACACCGACCTGAGCGGTATCGCGCCGGGCGCCCCGGTCGCCCTGCGCGGACTGGGCCTGAACTTCTTCGACTGCCTGGCCCTCCTCACCGAGGGCCGCGGCGGTACGTTCAAGGAGGGCCAGTCCGGTCTCGTCTACCTCCCGAGCGGCAACGAGCCCGTGCTGTACGCCGGTTCGCGGCGCGGCGTCCCATACCACGCCCGGGGCGAGAACGAGAAGGGCGCGCTCGGCCGCCACGAGCCGCGCTTCCTGACCCCGGACGTCATCGCGGAACTGCGGCGCCGCGTGGCCGGAGGGCGCTCCCTCGGCTTCCGCCACGACCTCTGGCCGCTCGTCGACCGTGAGATACGGACCGTCCATCACGAGGCGTGGATCCGTGCCGCCCGAGGACCGGAGGCGGCCGAGGAGTTCGTACGGTCGTGCCTGGTGGGTGAGGACGGGGAGGAGACGGCCCTGCTCGACCGCCACGCCGTCCCGCCCGCCGAGCGATGGGACTGGACGCGGATCGAACTCCCTTACGGCGAGCGGAAGTTCATCGACCGCGCCGACTTCCGGCACTGGCTGCTGACCTACCTGCGCCGCGATGTCACCGAGGCCCGCCTCGGCAATGTGAACGGACCGCTGAAGGCCGCGCTGGACGCCCTGCGGGATCTGCGCAACGAGATCCGGCTCGTCGTCGACCACGGCGGAGTCTCCGGTGAGTCGTACCGCGCCGAACTCGACGGCTGGTACACCCCGTTGAACGCCTTCACCTCGATCGGCCCGCCCGCCTTCCGGATCGAGCAGCTGATCGCGCTGATCGAGGCGGACGTGCTGCATGTCCTCGGCCCGGGGATGCGGGTACGGGCCTGGGCGCCCGGCGGTGACACCGAGGAGGGCATCGGTGAAGGGGACATCGGCGAAGGGGGCGTCGGCAAAGGGGGTTTCCTCGTGGACGCGGAGCTGGTGGACGAACCCCCGGTCCGGGTCGAGGCCCTGATCGAGGCACGGCTGCCCGCCGTCGATCTGCGGCGGAGCGCCAACCCCTTGCTGCGGGCGCTGTTCGGGGCCGGTGCGTGCGCACCGTACCGGCTGGGGGGCGACGCGGGCCACGAGCCCGGCGGGCTGGCGGTGACCGACGGCGCGCCCCGGCTGGTGGACGCGGCGGGCCGGCCGCACCCGCGCCGGTTCGCCTTCGGGGTGCCGGTGGAGGGCGTGCGCTGGGTGACGGCGGTCGGCATCCGGCCGGGCGTCGGCTCGGTGACGCTGGAGGACGCGGACGCGATCGCGCGGGCCGCCCTGGGGCTGGGGCCGGGCCCAGCCGCACGTCGGACATCAGGCACAGGGAGTCGGGAAACGTGA
- a CDS encoding class-II fumarase/aspartase family protein, whose translation MNAMSVGTDAGLLAPTWAGTPVAAEVTDEAWLQAMLDVEVALARAQHAVGLTPATAVEAIASAARVEHLDLVALAHAARATANPVVALVTAFTEVVASGDPAAAEYVHRGSTSQDILDSAAMVIARRVLGLIAADLSRVGAALASVADTHRGTVLAGRTLAQHAVPTTFGLKAAGWLELVVDASVRVRAVASGLPAQLGGAAGTLAAYREYAVVDRRASDVDVRGPVRADRARAAEPRVSQPRVPEGARQRAGSDSDGGLELLGPFSAALGLAEPTLPWHTVRTPVAELGAVLQLVTGALGKFALDVQTLSRTEIGEVSEPAGVGRGASSAMPQKRNPALATLIVSAARQVPAHALVLAQCLLAEDERPAGAWHAEWQPLREALRLAGGAAHTAVELAEGLIVHPERMRANLDLTGGAIVTERLAVALAPMLGKVRAKKLLTSASAEAADTGRPLGEVLSADPELSARFTPAELSELLDPAHYTGAAHTLIDRALHRYEDARGHDENNGGTL comes from the coding sequence GTGAACGCGATGTCCGTGGGCACCGACGCGGGCCTGCTCGCCCCCACCTGGGCCGGTACGCCCGTCGCGGCCGAGGTGACCGACGAGGCGTGGCTGCAGGCCATGCTGGACGTCGAGGTGGCGCTGGCCCGGGCCCAGCACGCGGTCGGGCTGACTCCGGCCACGGCGGTGGAGGCGATCGCCTCGGCGGCCCGGGTGGAACACCTCGACCTGGTCGCCCTGGCGCACGCGGCCCGGGCCACCGCGAATCCGGTGGTCGCACTGGTGACCGCCTTCACGGAGGTCGTCGCCTCGGGGGATCCGGCCGCCGCGGAGTATGTGCACCGCGGGTCCACCAGTCAGGACATCCTCGACTCGGCGGCCATGGTGATCGCGCGCCGGGTGCTCGGCCTGATCGCCGCGGATCTGTCGCGGGTCGGTGCGGCCCTCGCGTCCGTGGCCGACACCCATCGCGGCACCGTCCTGGCCGGGCGCACCCTCGCCCAGCACGCCGTGCCGACGACCTTCGGTCTGAAGGCCGCCGGGTGGCTGGAGCTGGTGGTCGACGCGTCGGTCCGGGTGCGGGCGGTGGCGTCGGGGCTTCCGGCCCAACTGGGGGGAGCGGCGGGGACGTTGGCCGCGTATCGGGAGTACGCCGTGGTGGATCGCAGGGCCTCGGATGTGGATGTCCGCGGGCCGGTGAGGGCTGATCGCGCCCGCGCGGCGGAGCCGCGAGTGTCACAGCCCCGCGTCCCTGAAGGGGCGCGACAGCGAGCCGGAAGCGACAGTGACGGCGGACTGGAGCTGCTCGGCCCCTTCTCCGCCGCCCTCGGCCTCGCCGAGCCCACCCTCCCCTGGCACACCGTCCGTACCCCCGTCGCCGAACTCGGGGCCGTGCTCCAGCTGGTCACCGGGGCGCTCGGGAAGTTCGCGCTCGATGTGCAGACGCTGTCCCGTACGGAGATCGGCGAGGTGTCCGAGCCTGCCGGGGTCGGGCGCGGTGCCTCCTCGGCCATGCCGCAGAAGCGGAACCCCGCGCTGGCCACGCTGATCGTGTCGGCCGCCCGGCAGGTCCCCGCGCACGCGCTCGTGCTGGCGCAGTGTCTGCTCGCCGAGGACGAACGGCCCGCCGGGGCGTGGCACGCCGAGTGGCAGCCGCTGCGGGAGGCGTTGCGGCTGGCGGGCGGCGCCGCGCACACCGCCGTCGAGCTCGCGGAGGGGCTGATCGTCCACCCGGAACGCATGCGGGCCAACCTCGACCTGACCGGCGGTGCCATCGTCACCGAACGGCTGGCCGTGGCCCTGGCCCCGATGCTCGGCAAGGTCCGCGCGAAGAAGCTCCTGACCAGCGCCTCCGCCGAGGCCGCCGACACCGGCCGCCCCCTTGGTGAGGTGCTGTCCGCCGACCCGGAACTGTCCGCCCGGTTCACCCCCGCCGAGCTGTCGGAGCTGCTCGACCCGGCCCACTACACGGGTGCGGCCCACACACTGATCGACCGGGCGCTGCACAGATACGAAGACGCGCGCGGCCACGACGAGAACAACGGAGGCACGCTGTGA